TAATGGCTCTCGTTTCACCCATTTCCAGGCGCGCTCCGTCAGGTTCGTCCGGCGGGCGGAGATCGGTTTGTTCTCCTGCCAGCGATCCAGGTCTTTCGCAAGTGCTTCCGCCGAGGCGTAACGGCGAGTAGGATCTTTCTCCAGGCATTTCAGGCAGATGGTTTCCAGGTCGCGATCGACAGCGGGATTGAGCGAGCGCGGCTTGGGCGGTTCAGCTTCGGTGACGAGTTTAAGCGTGGTAAGCGAGGTTTCGGCTTTGAATGGCAATTTGCCAGTGAGCAGTTCATAAAGAATGACGCCGAGGCTGTAAATGTCCGCCGCGGTGCTGACCTGGCGCGTTTTCCCAGCGGCTTGTTCTGGGGACATGTAGTACGGCGAACCTAACACGGCTTCGGTGACGGTGAGGTTGCCGTCAACCGCCACACCTTTGGCCAGACCGAAATCAGTGACGTGCGGTTCGCCCGATTCGTCGAGGAGAATGTTCGAGGGCTTGAGGTCGCGGTGGATGATGCCGTGTTGGTGAGCGAAGTGGACGGCGCGGGCGATTTTGGCGATGAGCGAGGCGATGATGGATTGTTGATGGCGGATGCTTGATTTGGAGCGGGCAGAACGTCCACCCTCACCCCGTCCCTCTACTCCAGGAGTGGGAGAACCACTTGCAGCGCCTGTTGTCTCCGCAGTCTGCAACCCGACCTCGGCAATTTTATCCGCGAGGCTGCCACCAACAATGAGTTTGAGGCTGAAGAACGGGCGGCCTTCGTGTTCGCCCACTTCGTGAATGGGAATGATGTTCGGGTGCTCAAGTCGAGCCGCCGCCTCGGCTTCGAATTGAAACCGCTTGCGCTCGGTTTCGTTGGCGAACTGGCCCGCCAGAATGAGTTTGAGGGCGACGATGCGGTTGAGAGTGAGATGGCGGGCCTTGTAAACCACGCCCATGCCGCCGCGCGCAATTTCTTCGAGGAGCTCGTAATCGCCGAAACGCTTCGGCGTCGCGCTGGCGAGTGACGGTTGGTCGGGCAGACCAAGTTTCAGCAGGCAGGGAACGCACACGTCGCCCGGGGCGTCGGCAGGCAACTCGGCGCCACACGATGGGCATTGGCGAGTAGCGGTCATGATCACGTGGTTCTCATCAACTTTATCAACAGCAAATGTGCCGAAGTGTTACGAACATTCGTGCTTGTAGCCACCGACATGAGGAGGTGGAAGCAACAAGAAATCCGAAATCCGAAATTCGGAGTCCGCCTCGTTACCTCGGCGGCTACAAAACGAGTCCGCCTCCTCACGTCGGCGGCTACGCGGCGTGTTATCTGGCAAAGAGCGCAAACAACTGGCGAATTTCGTCTTCGATTCCCGCGACATTGTCCACCGTGCGGCCGATTTCGCGAAAGAGCAACCGGCGGAAATCAGCGCGCAAATCGTGCGCGGCCTTGCGGGCGGTGGCCTCGGTCATTTGCAGTCGGGCGGCGGCCGCTGCATAATCGCCACGGACGGCATCGCCTGTGATGAAGTTGTGCAACACGTCAAACACGGTGGCCTTACCAGCGGCGGCGCACTGCGCTTTCAATTGTTGGAGGACTTGTTCGATTACGACGTTGGCCCACGCGCGGTCGAGGAGTTGAGCTGGGTCTGCGACTGTGGCCGGTAACAGGCGGTAACGTTCCTCGGCCAGAGCTTCGTCGATGGAAATGAACGCAGCGTTGCCGCCACGTTTCTGCGCTTGGGATTTGTCGCGTTCGTTGCTGAGAAAATTCTCAAGGCAGGTGAGCAGGAACGTGCGGAACCGGCCTTTGGCCGGGTGGACCGTTTGCAGACCGTCGCGCGAAAGTAACTCCGCAAAAAATCCCTGAGTGAGGTCTTTTGCATCGGCAGGACTGCGTCCGCGCCGCCGGATGAAGGCGTAGAGTGGAGGCCAGTAGGTTGCGCAGAGTTGCTCCAAAGCTTGCTTTGCGTCGGGCGACTGACGGTTCGCGGCGTCCAGGATCATGGTCCAATGAGTGAGACCGAACCGAGCCTCTGTGGCATCTGACTTCGTCTGAGTCTCTCCAGACATGGGAATTCCTTTCGAGTGCATTTAACATTGTTTCAAATGTCGAAGCAAGCGGGCATTTGGGCTGTGCTGGATGATGGATGAAGTTGGAACTCCTTTGCATAAAGGGCCTCAGCAGTTAACGTCGGCACATGGAACAACGCACCTTAACCCTCGGCCACTCGCCCGACCCTGATGATGCGTTTATGTTTTATGGCTTGGCGAAGGGGCTAATCCCGACGCACGGGTTCAGTTTTCAGCACGTTTTGCAGGACATCCAGACGCTCAACGAGCGGGCCACGCGTGGTGAATTGGACATCTCGGCCATCAGCATTCATTCCTACGCGTACGTCAGCGACCAGTATGCTTTGCTGCCGAGCGGCGCGAGCATGGGCGATGGTTACGGGCCAATGCTCGTCGGAAAGCAGAAGTTCACCAAGGCCGAAATCGCGCGCAACAAAATCGCGGTGCCCGGCACATTGACCAGCGCGTTTCTGGCTTTGCAACTCTGGCTCGACAAGAGCGCGAAAGACTTCAATTACGTCGTTGTGCCGTTCGACCAGATTTTTCAAGCGGTCCTTTCGGGCACGGCGGAAGTTGGATTAATCATTCACGAAGGGCAACTCACGTATCGCAACGAAGGCTTGCAGGTTTGTGAAGACCTCGGCGTCTGGTGGGGCCGCGAAAATGACGGCTTGCCCTTACCGCTGGGCGGCAATGTGATTCATAAACGTTTCGAGCCAACGGTTCGCAAAACGATTTCCGAGATTCTGACCGCGAGCATTCAATACAGCCTCGATCATCGCGCGGTTGCCGTAGAGCACGCGCTGCAATACGCTCGCGACATGGGTCGCGATCTGGCGGACCAGTTTGTGGGGATGTATGTAAACCACTGGACACTGGACTACCGGGAGAAGGGGCGCGAATCCATCCGCCGATTCCTGGGACTTGCTTTTGAACGAGGGCTGATTCCGCACCGGCAGGAGTTGGAGTTTGTTGTGTGAGATGGCGCTGACCGGTGAAGCAAATTCGAAATCCGAAGCTCGACATTCTTCACCCCGTGGAATAGCACAAGTCGCATCGCCGGAAATAGCCAGGCGTTTATTCCACGGGGGAACAGAAGCCCGAAACTCGAAATCCGCAACGCCGGAATCGGTGTGGGCTGTTGATCTCAAAGCCCTTGGTGCGTCGCGCAACCGCCTCCCCACACGGGAGGTTTCCCGCCCCGACCGCCAGCGAAATTCGGATTTCGGATTTCGGATTTCTGGTTGGCTTCGGGTTTCGAGTTTCGGACTTCTGCGTCCGACGCTCCGCTGGTTCCACCGGAAATAGCGAAGAAGCTAGGTTGAAATCATTTTGACTTCAACCCATCAAACGGCAAACTTTTGCGCGCCGGTAGCTGGAAGGATGGCTGAGTGGTTTAAAGCTGCGGTTTACTAAACCGCCGTGGCGCTTGCGTCACCGGGGGTTCGAATCCCTCTCCTTCCGCCACTTCTATTTTTGAAAACGATCCACCCGCTCAGCTCGCCAAGTTTTCTATTGGGTGCCGAGCCGGTAGAAGCGTTGACCAAGTGAAGTGAAGTCGGTGACAACGAGGTTCGTGGTCTCCGGTGGCGCGCTGATATCGGCCAGGTTGGACCACGTATTGGCAGGCGCAATGACGTCACTGAATTGCACGGTGTAGGATTGCCCTTGCCACGCGGTGAAGTGCAGTTCGAAGTGGTTGTCCACCAGTTTCGCGGCGTCAATTCGCGGCGGCACAACATACTCAAGTTCGAGGCTGGGGGGAGCGTTGGGATCTTCGCGCGAGCCGAAGCGGCGAGAGGTGAAGATCGTGTCTTCATCGCCGCAGAGCAGCAGCCAGCCGTAATTGGATTCCGGGTGGTTCACCCATCCTTGCACGTCGGCTGCCAGCTCGGGTGTGAATTCAAAGCGATAGGAGCCGAGGCCAGCGATGAATTGGAAGGAACTTTCGATGCTCGAAAAGTCCGCGTCGGCGGCCCCGCCCGGAGCGGACCACTCGTTGGTGGGATAAAAACTGTGCAACCAGGTGGCTTCGCCCGGGCTGGCCGGCAGTCCTTGCCCAAAGGTGCCCGAGTTGGTGGCAGATTTGTCACCTTCACCCCAAGGTCGCAACATGCGGTGCAGCCCGAAGGTTGAGTTGGCCTGGCCGGCGCTCGGCACCTGCGTGACTTCAACCACGAAGGCCACTGAGAGGATGACGGCGTTGGTGGGAATGTCGGTGAAGTCAAATTTGAACAACCCACGATTCCGCGTGCCGTTTTGGGTCCTCCCGGACAACACCCAGGCCTGGCCGCCATTGTTGTTGGTGGGCGCGACCTCGATCAGGCTCGTGTCCGCCGAGGGCGGTTTGGTGACCCAGACTGCCGTCGCCCGCACCGTGGCGAGGCACAGCCCGGCCAGGAGGATGACCTTGAAGTTATTTCCCAAACGAATTGAATTCAAAATGCTAAACAGACGCCTCTGCGAGCGCGCGGGGCTTTACAGAATGCCGACCTCGCCGCGAATGGCAACGCCATCCACGCTGGAGGTGCCGCCATTGAGCAGGTTCTCGCCGGCGTTTGCGTAACCCGGAATGATGTTGTTCAACTGGTTCTGGGTTGCGCCGAGATGTTTGCGGATGATTTCACCAAGCACGGAGCGGTAATCACAGGAACGGCGGAGGTAGCCCGCCGCCACGGGGTTGGTGCTCAAAGGAAACCCGGCGGCGTACATGGTGTCGCAGGTGCTCAAGGAGCTGGTGCGCGAGCCGACGACCCAATTCTTCACGTCGCCGGTGCCAAATTCGCCCGGATGGCATCCGAAAACACCGGTCGGGTTGCCCTGACCGTAGCCTTGGACGCCGCCGCCGGCGACGTACATGACACCCGCTTCGGCGTGGTCAGTGCCGTTGTCGGAATTCTCCACGGCGGTGCGCCCGAATTCCGAGAGCGTGACGACGACGACGTCGTTCCAGTTGACCTTTTCCGCGTAGAGCGTGAAATATTTTCGCAGCGCATACATGGACCAGCCGACGGCCTGAAGAAGATTGGCGTGAGCGCCCGTGACGCCACCCTGAGTCTGGTGTGTGTCGAACCCTCCTATTTCAGTGCCGGCGATGATGGCATCGGTCTTATTCAGGATCATGGCGGCGGCCTTTAGATTATTGAAAAAGTTCTGCTGGTTTTGCGGCACAACGCGTTTGGCGGCGTTGAACGTGGCCGGGGAGCCCGGTCGTCGGTACCCGCCGTTCTTGTTGTCCGAGGTCGGAAAGAGGTAATAGCCTTGGGCGTCGTTGCTCGTGCCGGGATACCAGTCCACATCGTTGTCGCTCTTTACGTCATCCCGGAAGATGTTGCCGGTGTCGCTGAAGTCGATGCCGGCGAAAATCCGCAACGTGTTCGTCATGTTCTCGTGCTGCAAATCGAGCAGTTCCCGGTTGCGCTTGTCGGCAAAGGGATAGTAGTTGGCCGCGGCAATGGCGTTGAATGCTTTGTTGTCACCGGTGTTGGTGGGGATGCCGAGCAGATCGTAGCGCGTGGGACTCGTCAAGTTGGTCATGGCCGCCTGCGAACCGCGCAGGATGAGGGGCAGCGCGCTTTGCACGGAAATTCCCGTCAGCGGCGCGGTGTTCGCCAGGCCCGACTCGATGATGGTGCGATAGAAGATGCCGTCCTTCGAAAGGTTGTTGTTTGGATTTCCGTTTTCCCAATAGTTTTGCGAATCAAAATGGGAGCGCGATTGTTTGGGGTAAGCAACCCGGTGGATCAGGGCCAGATCGCCTGCGTTATAGACCGGCGCCAGGAACTTGAGCGAGGGATGCAACGCCGCGAAGCCGTTTCCCAGACTGATGGCCTTGTTGTAGCTGTAAGTGTTATCGACTGACGTTCGCGGGACGCCGTTCAGCGTCAGTTGCGTGGCGTCAAAGCAAGGGCCGCTCGCGCTGTAATCCAGCCCCGCTTCCTTTTGAATCTCGATGGTCGAGCGGATCGCCGCATACTGTGGGTCCTCGATGGGAATGATGTTGTTGAGACCGTCGTTGCCGAAACGCAGCCAGATGAAGAGGATTTTCTTGCCATTGGCGCCGATGCTGCCTTCGGCCAGCGCGCGTTTCATGACGAACGGGATGTCCGTCAGCGTGGACAGCGCGATGGCGAGGCTGGTCTTGAACGAACGGTCGAGGAAGCTGCGACGGGAGATGAGGTTGAAACTGTGCATAAACTTATTGCTCCTGGAAGCGTTGAAAGGTCATCAACATTGACACCATCCCGCGAACGCGCGTGTCGTAGCTGCTCAAACCGGTTGTGAACGCAGAGGGGGTCGTGCCATCATCAGCGGTGTTCAGGAAATTGATGGCCGCCGTGCGATAAAGCAGCAGATTGCCCGCGCCTTCGCCGGGATACAGGATGCTGAGAAAATAATCCGCCACGTCACCGGCATTGCCCCAGCTTTCCGACGGCAACTTCTTTTTCAGCAACGCCACGGGATCGCAAACATTGTTGCCGGCATCGTCGCCGGTGCCCGCGTTGAGAAACGCCTGGACGAAGCGAATGCGTTCCACCAGGGTGCCGGAACTGATCCAAGGCGATGCGACCTCCGGATAACCGTCCGGCGCCGCCCGATCAAACAGGTCCATCTGACCCATGCGATTCATGGGCGTGGCGAAGGAGGACGCCGAAGCGCTGTCAAGGGTCGCGGTTGCCGTGCCATTGGCATTCACCGAGCGTAGTGCGCGAATGCTGCTGATCACGTATTCGAGCGGCGTCTTTACCTTTTGCGCGGCCGCAGTGTGGGTGCGGAACAGTTCAGAGTTGAAAATGGTGCTGAGCACGGCGCGGAGATTGCCTTTCGGCGCGCTGTATTCCCATGCCAGCATGCACTGATGCACGAGGTCGGCCTCGGGGGAAAGACTTCCGGCGGCGTAGTTGTAAAAGTCGTAATTCGGATTGCTGGGGTCGTTGCTGGGGTTGGGAAAATCATCGTGAACAAACAGGCGGCAAAGTTTGATGCTGAGGTATTCCTCAGTGAACGGCAGGTTGGCCAGGTTGGTAATCACATCGTAGCCGTCTTGAATGCCATTGGTGACCGCGCCGCGCGCCGGTAATGCGATTTGATACGGCGTCCCCGCCCAGGGCACACCGAAGCGCGCGGGAACGGTCTTGCCGCCGAAGATGGCGCCGCGATTGGTGCCGTGATTGGCGGATTTGAAGTTGAACGCCCACGTCCCGATGGTGTTCGGCTTCGCCGTGCTGTTGGTGCCGGGATAATAGGTGATCGAGGCGGGGGCGAAGGGGTTGTTGACGTTGGGCGCATCCACCAGTTCGACCGACCAGCCGGTCCACGCGCGCGACATGAGGACGATGTCATTCTGGTCGTAGCCATTGTCCACGCCCATCGTAAACAATTCCAGCAGTTCGCGGGCGTAATTCTCATTCGCGATGTTGCTCCCGTTGCCCTTGCTGTTCACGGAATCGAGATACACGATCATCGCCGGGCTTTCGGCGCTGATCTTGAGCAGGTCGTAGAAGGTGCAGTTCGGATTGAGCATCGCGTTGCGCCACTTGGTCATCTCACGGAACTCCCAATCCGTCGCGAGCCAGCCCGCGGTCGTGCTGTCGTAGCCCTGATTGCCGAGATAATCTGCGCTTTTGGATTGTTGCGTGACGAAGTGGTTCTCCCAGAACTGGGAGAGGATTTCAAAAAGTTGCCGCTGGGATTGCACCGCGTGGAGACACCACCACGCCCGATAATCCGTGAGCCCCACCCGGGCCGTGTTCAGCCGCCGATATAAACCACCAACATCAACGTCGGGCGTGCTCTGCAACAAGTTGCCGTCGAGCTTCACGGTCAGCGTGCGACTCTGCGAGGCGGGCAGATACCAATAGCTGACCGTGTAGGTGTTGCTGTTGACCAGCGCGGGCGTGATGTTCTGCTGAACCGAATCGTTGTTGCCGCTGCCCGCGGCCGTGGCGACCAAGTGGAGGCTGCTGCTGCCCGAATAAGCAACCGTCGAATTAAGCGTCGAGTTGGTGAAGTCAGTCGAGAGCGACCATGTGCCCGCGAGCGCAGATTCAAAGTCGCCGTTTTGGAGCAAATTCGGGCCGGCTTCCGCCACGCTGCCCGCCACGAGTCTTACGTCGTCCACGTAACAATCGCCCGCGCCGTTCAAATAAATGTACAACCGGCTGTTGGCGTTGGCGGTGCCGGTCGCCTTGGCATAGACCCACGTGGGCGTCGGTGGAATTCCGCCGGGTGTGCTGTTGATGCCACTGCCCAGTTGCAGGCGCAGGTTGCTGGAAGTCGGGCCGGGCAGATACCAGTAATTCAACACGACCTGGTCGGTGCTCACGTTGGTCAGCACAATCGCGTCTCCCCAGGAATTGGTTGTGGGGTAGCCTACGTTCACGAAGCCCTGCCGGACATAGCTGCTGCCCGGCGAACTCGCGCCGGTGGTGGATACCATGTGCAGGCAACTGCTCCCGCCGTGCGCGCGACTGCCATCAACTCCCGAACCGCTGGCCCCGCCCGCGTTGGTCCAGGAACTGTAGCCGGATTCAAAGTCCCCGTTCACGAGCACGTTGGTGCTGAGGTAGGAGAAAACCTTGTTCGTCACGTAAACGTTGGTGCCGTTCACCACGTTGGTGGTGATCTGCTGCATGTATCTGAAGGGGCGCAGTTCAATATCGTCCAGGTACGCCTCGCCCGGGGCGGTGGTGAACAGGTAAAAAGTCGTTTGCGCCAGCGTCCCGGTCATGCTGATGAAGGTCCAGTTGGTGGTCGGGTCGGAGGCAATGGCGTTGGTGGTTTCAACCGTGTAATTGTCGATCGTCTCCGGGATGCCGTCCATGTTCAACTGTTCGTCGATATACGCCTGCGGCCCGATGCTGTTGACACGCTCCAGTTCATCCGGCGTCGGTCCGTAAGCGAGTCGGTTGAGCACGTTGGCCGTCAACACCGCGTTGCTGCTCAACGGCGTGACGCCCACCCGGTAGAACCCGCTCCCGGCCGGCGCGTTGGTAAGCCGCCATTCATACGCGTAGTTGGTGACGGTGATCACGACCGGGCCATTCGTCGTGCTGTTCGTGATCGTCGTATAGCCGGTGATGTACGGCGCGAGGAAGAAGTTGGTGTTCGGCGCGAGTGGCAACCCCAAATCGGTGGTGCTCAGAATGGAATACGCCTGGGAAGCCGGATAAGGCGGGAAACGCAGATTCAACTGTGATCCGCTCAGGTTCAGATTGGTGATGGCCGGTGGTGGCGGGTCGGCGGCGAAAAGCGTGAGCGAAAGGCCAGCCTGAATACAAGCCAACCACTGCACTACACGTATCCGCTTACATCTCATTGCAGAAAGCACCGCAACTTTCCTCTTCAATCTCAACCTGTCAAGCCAATTGACAACGCAGGGGTCATACGAAACGCCATCACGGCGGTACACTTTTGTTCAGATTGAGGCTGACAGAAAAGGACGGCGCTCAATGAGCTACGGTTACAACTCAAAACCAACTCTTCAAGACGACCGCGATTATGCCGATCTCCGCGCCGCTGACCCTGACGCCGTGGTGCGCCGCGTCTCAAGGTGTGCGCACCCGGTAGAAACGGTTGCTGCCCGTGAGCAGGTCCGATACGACGATTGTTGCGGGCGCGGCTTGAGCGGCAATGTTCGTCAACACCGTCCAGTGGGTCGCGGGCTGTGCGCCATCGAACTCGACGGCGTAGGTCCGATTTGATTCCACGTTGAAACTGAAACTGAACTGATTCGTCGAGAGCGGCAGCGGTGTCAGCGTCGGCGGGGTCGCCGGAAGGCTGAATTGGATCGCGAGCGACGGCGCGTTCGCGGTGTCTTCGCGGGAGGCGAGCGTGCGTTCCGTGAAGTTCGTTCCCTGCAATTCACTGATCACGACCCAGCCGAAGTTGCTGCCGAGATTCAGCAGCCAATTCTGAACGTCGGCGACCAGGTTCGAATTTGAAACAAAAGTGTAAAGCCCGGTGCCGGTGATGAAATTCGTCTGGCTGATGATGCTGGAGAAATCCACGCCGATGCCGCCGCCGTTGGTGCTCCAGGGAGTCGCGGCCATCCGGTTGGACCAGGTGGCATCGCTCTCGCTCCACGACACCAGCACCTTGCGCAGATCAAACGTTGAATTCACCGCGGTCATGGGCGCTTTGGTGACTTTTACCGTCAGTGCGGCCGCAGTGATGATGGCGTTCGATGGAAGGTTCGCGGCGATGTCAAACTGCAACAGCGCGCGACCGCTCTTGCTGCCCGCCGTCGGACCGGTCGTGCCGACGTTCAGCTCGGTGGTGGGCGGGGGGGTGGCTTTTTCCGTGATGGTTGTGTCCGCCACTGGCGGCAGAGAGATACTGCCGGCAATGGAGGTGGACGAGAGGGTGATGACAAGCACGCGGCTCCAGAAGATTCGGCAAAAATTCATCCGCCTACTTGCAATGACGGCCTTCGGCAGGTCAACGAAATTTCACGACGAAGTCGATTTTCAATCTTCCGTGCGCATAAATCATATCCTTCCGGCGACCCTCTCGTCGTAAATCTGCTGGACAACTCTCGAACTGACTCAGGATAGTTTGCGATCGGCGGCTGCCAGGTCAGTCGCTGAATGACATGATCGCGAACTCTGTCGATACCCTGAACCCACCGGCCGCCAAGCCCGACTTTCCACCGGGGCTGAATAACGTTTTCGCATTTCAAGCCTTCAACGGGCTTTCGTTTCAAATGGTCTTGAGCAGTCCGATGGTGCTCTACGCGAAGACTCTTGGTGCGAGCGCCACGGTGCTCGGCATCATCACCGGGATGACGGCGCTGCTGGTGATCTTTCAGATTCCAGCGACGCAATACGTTCCACGCGTCGGCTACAAACGATTCGTCCTCGCTGGCTGGGGCATGCGCGTCACGTTCATCTTCGGCATGGTGCTGGTGCCACTGACGGGAAGTTTTCTCAATCCCACCACGCGGCTCTCGTTGATGCTGCTGTTGCTGTTCGTTTTCAATCTGTCGCGCGGTATTTCCAGTTGCGCGTGGCTGCCGTGGATCACCTCGCTGCTGCCTGCGTCCATTCGCGGCAGCTACCTGGCGCGGGAGGCGGCGTGTATCAACGTCGCGAGCTTCGGCGCCTTTTTGCTCGCGGCCTTGGCATTGGGACAAAATTCTCAGCCGTGGCAATTTGCCGTGCTGTTTCTGTTCAGCGCCGTCATGGGCGTGATGAGTCTGGTCTTCCTCAAACGCGTGCCCGAAGGCGACACGCCGGAACAGGTGCGCACTTCCACCACGCCCGTGCCCTGGCGCGAAATCATCGGTTATGCGCCCTTTCAAAAACTGTTGCGCATGAATGTGGCGTGGTCGATCGCTTTGGGCGGCTTGACCACGTTCATCGTGGCGTTTTTGAAAACCGAAGTCGCCCTGCCGGAAAGGAGCGTCATGTTGGTCACCTCGATTTCCTTTTTGGGCGGCTTGAGCAGCTTGTGGTTTCTGGGATCGCGGATTGATCTGCTCGGCAGCAAACCGGTCATCACGTTTTCGCTGCTCACCTGGCTGTTGATATTGACGGGATGGGCGCTGATCGCCGCGCATGTTTTTCCGGCGAGCTGGCCGCTGCTCATGGGTTTGCAATTCTTGATGGGCCTGGCCATGGCGCTGGTCAACCAGTCCAATACCCGGCTTGCCATGGGCACGATCCCGGTGATGGGCCGCAGTCATTTCTTCGCGCTCTATTCGGTCATCGCCAGTCTGACGCTGGGGCTGGCGCCGATCTTCTGGGGCATGTTCATCGACGCGCTGCAACCGTTGCACTCCGACTGGCACGGTTTCGAATGGAACCGCTTCAGCCTCTTCTTCGCCGCGGTCGGGGTGATGTTTTTGGTGACCCTCGCCCTCTGCCGCCGTCTGGACGAACCGCAAGCGCGCACCATGGAAGACTTGCTGCGCGACGTGCTGGAACAATCCCCGTTGCGTTTCTGGCTCCGCTTATGGCCGAGAGGCTAAAGTGGACTGATTCCGCGCTGAGCCCCGAAACCGCAACTCCGGGATTCCGTCCTTGAAATGAGGCTCGAAAAAGAGGAAGGTCAACCACGATGAACTACCGGGGCCTGGCCAAAGGCATGAAGATTGAATTGGAAGAGCCGCTGCCTTTTCCTGAGGGGCAGGCCGTGCGCGTCTCAGTCGAACCTTGCACCTCGGCTTCGCGCGTCGGATCACCGCCAGCCGTTCTTCAAGCGGTGCGCGACTTCCCTCACCTTCACGCGGTTGACTTGGACGAACTGGAGGCAGCCCTCGAAAGCGCCCGGCTACCCGTCCATGCAGGAATTGTTTTGAACGAAGGAAAGTAGCCGATGCCTTTCATGCTGGACACCACTGCGTTCAGCGATTTGATGCGGGAACATCCCAGGCTGCAAGCCCGGCTGGCCGCACTGCCTGCCACCGAGCAAATCAGTCTTTGTCCAGTGGTTCGAGGTGAAATTCTCCACGGCCTTGCACGGTTGCCAAGTGGTCAGCGGAAGCAGGATCTGGAAACCAAAGCCGCCAGACTGTTCGCTGCGATTTCTTGCGAGCCGATTACCGAGTCAGTCGGAAATCACTATGCCGAGGTCAAGCTCGCCCGCCAAAAGAAAGGGCTGGCCTTGGATGAAAACGACCTGTGGATCGCTGCTTGTGCGCGCGAAGCCGGGGCGACACTCCTTACCCGTGACACGGATTTCCGCCAGATTGATGGATTGAATGTCGAGGACTGGAGCCGGTAAAGAAGCAAGGCAGCCCTTTCTGTGCACGCTCTTTTGGCGCACTTGCCTTGGCGGACTGCAGGCGCGAAGCATGGAAGAGCTATTGCGCGACGTGCTC
This window of the Verrucomicrobiota bacterium genome carries:
- a CDS encoding serine/threonine protein kinase; translation: MTATRQCPSCGAELPADAPGDVCVPCLLKLGLPDQPSLASATPKRFGDYELLEEIARGGMGVVYKARHLTLNRIVALKLILAGQFANETERKRFQFEAEAAARLEHPNIIPIHEVGEHEGRPFFSLKLIVGGSLADKIAEVGLQTAETTGAASGSPTPGVEGRGEGGRSARSKSSIRHQQSIIASLIAKIARAVHFAHQHGIIHRDLKPSNILLDESGEPHVTDFGLAKGVAVDGNLTVTEAVLGSPYYMSPEQAAGKTRQVSTAADIYSLGVILYELLTGKLPFKAETSLTTLKLVTEAEPPKPRSLNPAVDRDLETICLKCLEKDPTRRYASAEALAKDLDRWQENKPISARRTNLTERAWKWVKREPLKAAFVAVITVAVVGPWLVSRYYNDELPHMATQHGITPPSDDGVYLLKVEAFKEDRCTANFWRVPFEEPGGWPVRLEFLNVPDALLPSLRCHIRADIAGRPDPPRSTIVTHGQTFHLRVETPDDRNFYVASVGWTASNLLATASNAFVRLTILPEGDRRWSPKKP
- a CDS encoding sigma-70 family RNA polymerase sigma factor, whose product is MILDAANRQSPDAKQALEQLCATYWPPLYAFIRRRGRSPADAKDLTQGFFAELLSRDGLQTVHPAKGRFRTFLLTCLENFLSNERDKSQAQKRGGNAAFISIDEALAEERYRLLPATVADPAQLLDRAWANVVIEQVLQQLKAQCAAAGKATVFDVLHNFITGDAVRGDYAAAAARLQMTEATARKAAHDLRADFRRLLFREIGRTVDNVAGIEDEIRQLFALFAR
- a CDS encoding ABC transporter substrate-binding protein, with the protein product MEQRTLTLGHSPDPDDAFMFYGLAKGLIPTHGFSFQHVLQDIQTLNERATRGELDISAISIHSYAYVSDQYALLPSGASMGDGYGPMLVGKQKFTKAEIARNKIAVPGTLTSAFLALQLWLDKSAKDFNYVVVPFDQIFQAVLSGTAEVGLIIHEGQLTYRNEGLQVCEDLGVWWGRENDGLPLPLGGNVIHKRFEPTVRKTISEILTASIQYSLDHRAVAVEHALQYARDMGRDLADQFVGMYVNHWTLDYREKGRESIRRFLGLAFERGLIPHRQELEFVV
- a CDS encoding DNRLRE domain-containing protein; its protein translation is MNSIRLGNNFKVILLAGLCLATVRATAVWVTKPPSADTSLIEVAPTNNNGGQAWVLSGRTQNGTRNRGLFKFDFTDIPTNAVILSVAFVVEVTQVPSAGQANSTFGLHRMLRPWGEGDKSATNSGTFGQGLPASPGEATWLHSFYPTNEWSAPGGAADADFSSIESSFQFIAGLGSYRFEFTPELAADVQGWVNHPESNYGWLLLCGDEDTIFTSRRFGSREDPNAPPSLELEYVVPPRIDAAKLVDNHFELHFTAWQGQSYTVQFSDVIAPANTWSNLADISAPPETTNLVVTDFTSLGQRFYRLGTQ
- a CDS encoding DUF1501 domain-containing protein, with translation MHSFNLISRRSFLDRSFKTSLAIALSTLTDIPFVMKRALAEGSIGANGKKILFIWLRFGNDGLNNIIPIEDPQYAAIRSTIEIQKEAGLDYSASGPCFDATQLTLNGVPRTSVDNTYSYNKAISLGNGFAALHPSLKFLAPVYNAGDLALIHRVAYPKQSRSHFDSQNYWENGNPNNNLSKDGIFYRTIIESGLANTAPLTGISVQSALPLILRGSQAAMTNLTSPTRYDLLGIPTNTGDNKAFNAIAAANYYPFADKRNRELLDLQHENMTNTLRIFAGIDFSDTGNIFRDDVKSDNDVDWYPGTSNDAQGYYLFPTSDNKNGGYRRPGSPATFNAAKRVVPQNQQNFFNNLKAAAMILNKTDAIIAGTEIGGFDTHQTQGGVTGAHANLLQAVGWSMYALRKYFTLYAEKVNWNDVVVVTLSEFGRTAVENSDNGTDHAEAGVMYVAGGGVQGYGQGNPTGVFGCHPGEFGTGDVKNWVVGSRTSSLSTCDTMYAAGFPLSTNPVAAGYLRRSCDYRSVLGEIIRKHLGATQNQLNNIIPGYANAGENLLNGGTSSVDGVAIRGEVGIL